A portion of the Lysinibacillus timonensis genome contains these proteins:
- a CDS encoding DUF6366 family protein produces the protein MNKDKETPEARREKLRQEELKRNPTGSIHGGGLQDLFGDLGWKSAAILILLLIVGIIIYLVIFN, from the coding sequence TTGAATAAAGATAAAGAAACCCCAGAAGCACGAAGAGAAAAATTGAGACAAGAAGAATTAAAGAGAAACCCAACTGGGAGTATTCATGGTGGAGGACTTCAAGATTTGTTCGGGGACTTAGGTTGGAAAAGTGCAGCAATCCTCATTCTACTGCTAATAGTTGGCATTATAATTTATTTAGTAATTTTCAACTAA
- the istB gene encoding IS21-like element helper ATPase IstB — MDKRQEMIEMCKELRLPSIRGFIQEDDMWNQYQTAEDFLYHALVQEMEDREVRAKANRIRSANFPEKKLLTELEFERLPQNAASRLPHLKKLDFIQEKQNVLLIGSPGTGKTHIAIGLGIEACLAGYKVFFTTVSSLVNQLKESRSERTLRSFELKFEKYDLVIIDELGYISFDKEGAELLFTHLSLRAGRASTIVTSNLSFDRWEEIFQDPVLTAALTDRLTHRAYMVDMVGPSYRILDTKEWLENSQV; from the coding sequence ATGGATAAGAGACAGGAAATGATTGAGATGTGTAAAGAACTTCGTTTACCAAGCATTCGGGGATTTATACAAGAAGATGATATGTGGAACCAATATCAGACAGCAGAAGATTTCTTATATCACGCATTAGTGCAAGAAATGGAAGATCGAGAAGTTCGAGCCAAAGCGAATCGTATTCGATCTGCCAATTTCCCTGAAAAGAAACTATTAACTGAATTAGAATTTGAGAGATTACCGCAAAATGCGGCCTCTCGCCTCCCACATTTAAAAAAATTGGACTTTATTCAAGAAAAACAAAACGTCTTATTAATTGGCTCACCTGGAACAGGTAAAACCCATATAGCAATAGGTTTAGGAATTGAAGCTTGTCTGGCAGGGTATAAAGTATTTTTTACAACGGTATCATCTCTAGTAAACCAACTAAAAGAGAGCCGTTCTGAAAGAACGTTACGTTCATTTGAACTTAAGTTTGAAAAATATGATTTAGTAATCATTGATGAATTAGGTTATATCTCCTTTGATAAAGAAGGAGCCGAGTTATTATTTACTCATCTGTCCCTTCGGGCAGGGCGAGCATCTACCATCGTTACGAGTAATTTATCATTTGATCGATGGGAAGAAATATTTCAGGATCCAGTTTTAACAGCAGCTTTAACGGACCGACTAACACATCGAGCATACATGGTGGACATGGTAGGTCCATCCTATCGAATATTAGATACAAAGGAATGGTTGGAAAACAGTCAGGTTTGA
- a CDS encoding DUF2500 domain-containing protein has translation MFFGDIMFDIVPIFIGIIFILVFGLIIYNVLSSINQGIKNNNSPLLTVPAEVASKRIHVQGDHSRTTYYVTFEVQSGDRMELIVNGTEYGKLVERDLGLLSFQGTRYISFERQK, from the coding sequence ATGTTTTTTGGTGATATTATGTTTGATATTGTTCCGATATTTATTGGCATCATATTTATTCTTGTTTTTGGTTTAATCATTTATAACGTACTATCGAGTATCAATCAGGGTATAAAAAATAACAATTCGCCCCTTCTTACGGTCCCAGCAGAAGTTGCCTCGAAGCGAATTCATGTTCAAGGTGACCATTCACGCACTACATATTATGTAACTTTTGAAGTACAAAGTGGAGATCGAATGGAATTGATTGTTAATGGAACTGAGTATGGAAAGCTAGTAGAGCGAGATCTAGGTTTATTATCATTTCAAGGTACAAGATATATTTCCTTTGAACGCCAAAAATAG
- a CDS encoding VOC family protein translates to MKAITYLQFDGKAEEVLTFYEKALQATDVKIVRFGAFGQDPNAPLSEEEQNMIMESRIEFSGNILMISDVLPFMLSVTGEIIKGNTALISIIDADPKMNQQIFEVLSEGGTVIMPLSSTPWSESFGMLVDKFGVMWKFNSDASKFLNHFVS, encoded by the coding sequence ATGAAAGCAATAACTTATCTACAATTTGATGGTAAAGCAGAGGAAGTACTGACCTTTTATGAAAAAGCATTGCAAGCAACTGATGTAAAAATAGTGAGATTTGGTGCTTTTGGTCAAGATCCTAATGCCCCGTTATCGGAAGAAGAACAAAATATGATTATGGAATCTCGTATTGAGTTTTCAGGGAATATTTTAATGATTTCAGATGTGCTGCCATTTATGCTAAGCGTGACAGGCGAAATCATAAAAGGGAATACTGCCTTAATCAGTATTATTGATGCAGATCCTAAAATGAATCAGCAAATTTTTGAAGTACTTTCAGAAGGTGGTACTGTAATCATGCCTTTATCTTCTACACCATGGTCAGAAAGCTTTGGAATGCTCGTTGATAAGTTTGGGGTAATGTGGAAATTTAACAGTGATGCGAGTAAATTTTTAAATCACTTCGTAAGTTAA
- a CDS encoding YafY family protein: MKKIERLISIVMILLQKEVVSASEFSRLFKVSRRTIQRDMEALSYANIPIYAEYGAEGGYALMEEYKFDKRLLNHNDIENILIALGGFEGLTTYQEIQTTIQKIKGMTSANISPKLDVSFYEWLGRSQMNDDILLMKQAIEKNWLLKFEYVDQAGNITYRIVEPYKLHLKEMHWYLSGYSLEREDYRTFKLSRITNIQKEGSFVPRPEKVFEDKKQPMNPLRVVSVQLRIAVAVKDQFIERYGKSAVIKETPRSYLATIELPENQYAYQFLAGFGNKVKILNPKGFISNYVTFLEEAVKLYK, from the coding sequence ATGAAAAAAATTGAACGACTAATCTCCATCGTGATGATTTTGTTACAGAAAGAAGTTGTTTCGGCATCAGAATTTAGTCGACTTTTCAAAGTATCGAGACGAACGATTCAACGTGATATGGAAGCACTAAGTTATGCGAACATCCCGATTTATGCGGAATATGGTGCTGAAGGTGGATATGCGCTAATGGAAGAGTATAAATTCGACAAACGATTACTCAATCACAATGATATTGAAAATATACTTATCGCTTTAGGTGGCTTTGAAGGACTGACTACTTATCAAGAAATTCAAACGACGATTCAGAAAATCAAAGGAATGACAAGCGCAAATATTTCTCCAAAACTTGATGTAAGTTTTTATGAGTGGCTAGGCAGAAGTCAAATGAACGATGATATTTTATTGATGAAGCAAGCCATTGAGAAGAATTGGTTATTAAAGTTCGAGTATGTAGACCAAGCGGGAAACATCACTTACAGGATTGTAGAACCTTATAAGTTACATTTAAAGGAAATGCATTGGTATCTTTCTGGTTATAGTTTAGAAAGAGAAGATTATCGAACCTTTAAATTGTCGAGGATAACCAATATCCAAAAAGAAGGTTCATTTGTCCCAAGACCTGAAAAGGTGTTTGAAGATAAAAAACAGCCAATGAATCCACTACGAGTGGTTAGCGTACAGCTCAGGATAGCTGTCGCAGTGAAAGATCAATTTATCGAAAGATACGGAAAAAGTGCCGTTATAAAAGAAACTCCAAGAAGTTACCTTGCAACAATTGAATTGCCTGAAAATCAATATGCTTATCAATTTTTAGCCGGATTCGGGAATAAGGTGAAAATTTTAAACCCAAAAGGATTTATTTCAAACTATGTAACCTTTCTAGAGGAAGCAGTAAAGCTTTACAAATAG
- a CDS encoding dihydroxyacetone kinase subunit L has translation MNIQHFDQLIEIGLQTAKENEELLCNFDSQNGDGDLGITFSKVMKSLQQTYQTFDGQDVGKFLYHAGMDISENAASTMGTLLASGFMQAGKSLKGKEKLEKEDFVVFYVSLIEGIQKRGKAAIGDKTILDTLKPIADSLKETSDLDLKDAFEKAVEVAEKAVEKTKQLEAKHGRAARYENKSLGLVDSGSVVAKLLTQIFYQFYKS, from the coding sequence ATGAATATTCAACACTTTGATCAATTGATTGAAATTGGACTACAAACTGCAAAGGAAAATGAGGAGTTGCTCTGTAACTTCGATAGTCAAAATGGTGATGGAGACTTAGGCATCACGTTTAGTAAGGTAATGAAATCATTACAACAAACCTATCAAACATTTGACGGTCAAGATGTAGGGAAATTCTTATATCATGCTGGTATGGATATTTCAGAAAATGCAGCATCTACGATGGGGACTTTATTGGCTTCTGGATTTATGCAAGCTGGGAAGAGCTTAAAGGGAAAAGAGAAATTAGAAAAAGAAGATTTTGTTGTTTTTTATGTAAGTTTGATAGAGGGTATTCAAAAAAGAGGCAAGGCCGCAATTGGAGATAAAACGATATTAGACACGCTAAAACCAATTGCTGATTCGTTAAAGGAAACTTCTGATTTGGATCTTAAGGATGCTTTTGAAAAAGCAGTTGAAGTTGCTGAAAAAGCTGTCGAAAAGACAAAACAGCTTGAAGCGAAGCATGGTAGAGCAGCAAGATATGAGAATAAATCGTTAGGATTAGTAGATTCAGGTAGTGTTGTGGCAAAGCTATTAACACAAATTTTTTACCAGTTTTATAAGAGTTAA
- a CDS encoding dihydroxyacetone kinase subunit DhaK, translated as MKKFMNNAADFEKEMLEGILYSSSNYIKSVREDNRSIVRQNNTKKKVGILTGGGSGHLPLFLGYVGEGLLDGVAVGDVFQSPSPKQIFEVIQSIDTGMGVLSIIGNYGGDVMNFELANEMADFEDIGNETVIVNDDVASMAKENKEGRRGVAGLFFVYKTAGAAAELGYDLQQVKQIALKTNENVRSMGVGLAPCIIPIKGKPSFDISDGQMEIGIGIHGEPGTYRGSQKPAKEVVEEILQSIFTDLELADGEEIAVLVNGLGATALEELYIVYKHVFEYSQEKNVSIYRNYIGEYATSMEMVGFSISVLRLDDELKKLIDEPHHTPFVRQF; from the coding sequence ATGAAAAAGTTTATGAATAATGCTGCGGATTTTGAGAAGGAAATGCTAGAAGGGATTTTATATTCAAGCTCCAATTATATTAAAAGTGTTCGAGAGGATAATAGATCAATCGTTCGCCAAAATAATACAAAGAAAAAAGTGGGTATTTTAACAGGTGGCGGTTCTGGACATTTACCACTATTTTTAGGGTATGTAGGAGAAGGGCTTCTAGATGGAGTCGCAGTAGGAGATGTGTTCCAATCGCCAAGTCCAAAGCAAATTTTTGAAGTTATTCAATCAATTGACACTGGAATGGGTGTACTTTCGATTATTGGAAATTACGGTGGAGATGTAATGAACTTTGAACTTGCTAACGAAATGGCGGATTTTGAGGATATCGGAAATGAAACTGTCATTGTAAATGATGATGTTGCCTCAATGGCTAAAGAAAATAAGGAAGGTAGACGTGGCGTAGCTGGGTTATTTTTTGTTTATAAAACTGCTGGTGCAGCAGCAGAGCTTGGATATGATTTGCAACAAGTGAAGCAAATTGCGTTAAAGACGAATGAAAATGTGAGATCGATGGGAGTAGGATTGGCACCATGTATTATTCCAATTAAAGGGAAGCCTTCATTTGATATTTCGGATGGGCAAATGGAGATAGGTATCGGGATTCACGGTGAACCTGGTACATACAGAGGATCACAGAAGCCAGCGAAGGAAGTCGTAGAAGAAATTTTACAATCTATTTTCACAGATTTAGAATTAGCCGATGGGGAAGAGATTGCTGTGCTAGTCAATGGGCTTGGTGCAACTGCATTAGAAGAACTTTATATTGTCTATAAGCATGTCTTTGAATATAGTCAGGAGAAAAATGTAAGCATTTATCGAAATTATATTGGTGAATATGCAACTTCGATGGAAATGGTAGGCTTTTCTATTAGTGTTTTAAGATTAGATGATGAGTTAAAAAAATTAATCGACGAACCACATCATACACCTTTCGTTCGCCAGTTTTAG
- a CDS encoding ABC transporter permease, which translates to MKEKKLAIKPFTIFKTNDHRLYQLFGFMVIVFLLMWLIGGSSFFSIASFKSISFQFPILGILSLAMMLSMISGGIDLSLVAISNLTSIVAALFMSNFIPPDASGTMIFAYVLFAIVLSILLGMLCGLFNGFAISIIGIPAILVTLGTSQLFMGLAIVITKGQAVIGLPRQYSEIGYGELLGIPFPLIIFIIMAAITFYLLNKRKYGLELQLMGANPKASEYSGINNLKVTLQTYMISGAFGAVTGLLIIASTNSAKADFGTSYILQTILVAVLGGVSVKGGFGKVAGIVMAVLILQFLSTGLNALHLGNFFKDFIWGAVLLLIMSVNEISRMINERKVLKKGGV; encoded by the coding sequence TTGAAAGAAAAGAAATTAGCAATTAAACCATTTACTATTTTTAAAACAAATGATCATCGGTTATATCAATTATTTGGATTCATGGTCATCGTATTTCTATTGATGTGGCTAATTGGAGGAAGTTCTTTTTTCTCCATTGCTAGTTTTAAATCGATTAGTTTTCAATTCCCAATCTTAGGCATATTATCTCTTGCGATGATGCTATCGATGATCTCGGGTGGTATTGATTTATCGTTAGTAGCTATATCCAATTTAACTAGTATAGTAGCTGCATTATTTATGTCGAATTTTATTCCACCTGATGCATCTGGAACGATGATATTTGCATATGTGTTATTTGCAATTGTTTTATCTATACTTTTGGGTATGCTATGTGGCTTGTTTAACGGTTTTGCTATTTCCATCATAGGTATCCCAGCCATTTTAGTAACACTCGGTACGAGCCAATTATTTATGGGGTTAGCCATAGTGATTACAAAAGGACAAGCTGTTATTGGGTTACCAAGACAGTATAGTGAAATAGGTTATGGGGAGCTTTTAGGCATTCCTTTCCCGTTAATTATCTTTATCATAATGGCTGCCATCACATTTTACTTACTCAATAAGAGAAAATACGGGCTAGAACTTCAACTCATGGGAGCCAATCCAAAGGCTTCTGAATACTCAGGAATTAATAATTTGAAGGTTACATTACAAACATATATGATTTCTGGAGCATTTGGTGCGGTTACTGGTTTATTAATTATTGCTTCTACTAACTCGGCTAAAGCTGATTTTGGAACATCTTATATCCTACAAACGATCCTTGTTGCTGTGCTTGGCGGGGTAAGTGTTAAAGGTGGCTTTGGTAAAGTCGCGGGTATAGTGATGGCGGTATTGATTTTACAATTCCTTTCAACAGGGTTAAATGCTTTACATCTAGGAAACTTCTTTAAGGATTTCATCTGGGGTGCAGTTCTATTACTAATTATGTCAGTGAATGAGATATCTAGAATGATCAATGAGCGTAAAGTACTTAAAAAGGGAGGCGTTTAA
- a CDS encoding ABC transporter permease codes for MNRIKNLFLNSEFVLALIVILLFLVIGSQNSAFFSLNNSFDLIRSLIVPGIFVVCTLIVLISGGIDVSFPSIATFSMFTTTTILVNMDFQGSVFVPYLISACIGLLLGLINAVFIALLKLPTLIVTLGTSAMFSGFLLTFIGDGQIHNLPPSMANMARTQIFKITTADGITVGLPVTVFITVAIIILVALVLKFTVIGRSIYAFGGDPLSAERIGVSPIFTQFFVYCLVGALAGIAGMSHTIMMRNSNPVDLLGGELLIIAAAVLGGAKITGGFGTVRGALLGMILVVTIENSLILMGIPSYWQRVVIGALILIGTGIAAYQLMKSQSKKENILNQT; via the coding sequence ATGAATCGAATAAAAAATTTATTTTTAAATTCAGAGTTTGTACTCGCCTTAATCGTAATCTTGTTATTTTTGGTAATTGGATCACAGAATAGTGCGTTTTTTTCATTAAATAATAGCTTTGATTTAATTAGAAGTTTAATAGTACCTGGAATCTTTGTTGTGTGTACGTTAATTGTGTTAATTTCAGGTGGAATTGATGTTTCATTTCCTTCAATTGCAACGTTTAGTATGTTTACAACAACAACAATCCTTGTAAATATGGATTTCCAAGGTTCAGTGTTCGTACCTTATCTCATTAGTGCTTGTATTGGTTTATTACTTGGATTAATTAATGCTGTATTTATTGCACTACTTAAACTGCCTACTTTAATTGTCACTTTAGGTACATCAGCAATGTTTAGTGGTTTTTTGTTAACGTTTATTGGGGATGGGCAGATTCATAATTTGCCACCTTCAATGGCTAATATGGCCCGCACACAGATTTTTAAAATCACGACAGCTGATGGAATTACTGTCGGTCTACCAGTGACGGTATTCATCACGGTTGCGATTATCATTTTGGTTGCCTTAGTTTTAAAATTCACTGTAATTGGTCGCTCAATATATGCATTTGGTGGAGATCCATTATCTGCAGAACGGATAGGGGTCTCTCCAATCTTTACTCAGTTTTTTGTTTATTGTCTAGTAGGTGCATTAGCAGGAATAGCCGGAATGAGTCATACCATCATGATGCGTAACTCAAATCCAGTTGACTTATTAGGTGGAGAATTACTAATTATTGCTGCTGCCGTATTAGGTGGAGCAAAAATTACTGGTGGTTTTGGTACTGTTCGAGGAGCATTGTTAGGTATGATCCTTGTCGTTACGATAGAAAACAGTTTAATTTTAATGGGGATTCCTTCCTACTGGCAACGTGTTGTAATCGGTGCACTCATTTTAATCGGTACAGGTATTGCAGCCTACCAACTAATGAAATCTCAAAGTAAGAAAGAAAACATATTAAATCAAACGTAG
- a CDS encoding sugar ABC transporter ATP-binding protein: MKTPLINMKNIVMSFGGIKALKGVDLVIQPGEIHCLAGENGCGKSTLIKVLSGVYTPDAGEIYIDGKLISNVNPMNAIQNGIQVIYQDFSIFPNLSVAENIALPKLKSEKSKLVNWKSMKKVAKEALDKINIQLNLDEKLENLSVANKQLVAISRALIQDAKLIVMDEPTTALTHKEVKKLYEVILDLKSKGISVLFVSHKMEEIFTISEKITVLRSGQNIISEKAEDLNVEKLVYYMTGRKLENKFFEFTEKDVTPIVELRDFGLTGVFENINFSVRPGEIVGLTGLLGSGRTELAEALFGILPHNSGKILMNNNEVEISNVRDAIHNGIVYVPEDRLTEGLFLEHSIENNVIASNLKKFIKKSKTIDKDRIEEDVNYWVTTLGVVTDNPKKPVRTLSGGNQQKVVIAKWLSRKPQLLILNGPTVGVDIGAKEDIHNLIKDLAKDGMGVLMITDDIEELRHNCNRVLIMNKGRLVGENSGREFNEDSWNSMQQHKVTK; encoded by the coding sequence ATGAAAACACCACTCATTAATATGAAAAACATAGTTATGTCGTTCGGAGGGATCAAAGCCTTAAAAGGTGTAGATTTAGTCATCCAACCTGGTGAAATTCACTGTCTAGCAGGTGAAAACGGGTGTGGTAAATCAACTTTGATTAAGGTGCTTTCGGGAGTATATACGCCGGATGCAGGTGAAATTTATATTGATGGAAAACTCATCTCAAATGTTAACCCAATGAATGCCATTCAAAATGGGATTCAAGTAATATATCAAGATTTTTCAATTTTCCCTAACTTATCCGTGGCAGAAAATATTGCTTTACCAAAGTTGAAATCAGAGAAATCGAAACTGGTTAACTGGAAATCTATGAAAAAAGTCGCAAAAGAAGCATTAGATAAGATTAATATTCAATTAAATTTAGACGAAAAACTTGAGAATCTTTCCGTTGCGAATAAACAGCTAGTCGCCATATCTAGGGCGTTGATTCAGGATGCAAAACTCATTGTAATGGACGAACCAACGACTGCATTAACACATAAAGAAGTGAAAAAATTGTATGAGGTGATTTTGGACTTAAAAAGCAAGGGAATATCGGTGCTATTCGTGAGTCATAAGATGGAAGAGATTTTTACAATCTCTGAGAAAATAACGGTGCTTCGCAGTGGTCAAAATATCATTAGTGAAAAAGCGGAAGATTTAAATGTTGAAAAATTAGTCTATTATATGACAGGACGAAAGTTAGAAAATAAATTTTTTGAATTTACTGAGAAAGATGTAACCCCGATAGTAGAGTTGAGGGATTTTGGTTTAACTGGAGTATTTGAAAACATTAATTTCTCAGTTAGACCAGGGGAAATTGTTGGGCTTACTGGCTTACTCGGTTCAGGTAGAACGGAATTAGCGGAAGCTCTATTTGGGATCCTTCCTCATAATAGTGGCAAAATTTTGATGAATAATAATGAGGTGGAAATTTCGAATGTTCGAGATGCTATTCATAACGGAATCGTTTATGTGCCAGAGGACCGTTTAACTGAGGGGTTATTTTTAGAACATTCAATTGAAAATAATGTAATTGCTAGTAACTTGAAAAAGTTTATTAAAAAATCAAAAACGATCGATAAAGATAGAATTGAAGAAGATGTTAACTATTGGGTTACAACGTTAGGGGTTGTTACAGATAACCCGAAAAAACCAGTTAGAACACTATCTGGGGGGAATCAGCAAAAAGTGGTGATTGCAAAATGGCTATCTAGAAAACCACAACTACTGATTTTAAATGGACCCACAGTAGGAGTCGATATTGGGGCGAAAGAGGACATTCATAACTTGATCAAAGATTTAGCCAAAGATGGGATGGGGGTATTAATGATCACTGATGATATCGAGGAATTGCGACATAATTGTAACAGAGTTCTAATCATGAATAAGGGTCGATTAGTGGGTGAAAATTCAGGAAGAGAATTTAATGAAGATAGTTGGAATTCAATGCAACAACATAAAGTGACGAAGTAG
- a CDS encoding autoinducer 2 ABC transporter substrate-binding protein produces the protein MKLNKLFALFISVLFVMILAACGSSEGGSSTASPSDTGGSSDGKTYKIATVVKLTGVPWFNRMEEGVNRFAEDTGYEAYQVGPQKADAALQVQIIEDLIAQNVDAITVVPFSAEALEPVLKKARDAGIVVITHEADGFENTDFNIEAFDNADYGRFLMDNLAEAMGEEGEYMTTVGSLTSKSHMQWEEAAVTYQEEKYPNMKAVARQIETNDDLATASEKFRETVKAFPNIKGFQGAAGNDVAGAALASEEMGLVGKVSIVGTSVPSASAQYIESGAISTIAFWDPADAGYVMNKLAVMILDGKKDEIVEGADLGVPGYESIKVVDGKYIYGSAQVGVDKNNLSDYDF, from the coding sequence ATGAAATTAAATAAGTTATTTGCATTATTCATCTCCGTTCTGTTTGTAATGATTTTAGCAGCTTGTGGTAGCAGTGAAGGTGGTTCAAGTACAGCGAGTCCATCTGATACTGGAGGCTCCTCTGATGGTAAAACATACAAAATTGCAACTGTAGTGAAACTAACAGGCGTTCCTTGGTTTAATAGAATGGAAGAAGGCGTCAATCGTTTTGCTGAAGACACAGGTTATGAAGCTTACCAAGTAGGACCACAAAAAGCAGATGCTGCATTACAGGTTCAAATTATTGAAGATTTGATCGCTCAAAATGTAGATGCGATTACAGTTGTTCCATTCTCTGCTGAAGCATTAGAACCAGTGTTGAAGAAAGCTCGTGACGCAGGAATCGTAGTCATTACACACGAAGCCGATGGATTTGAGAACACTGATTTCAATATTGAAGCTTTTGATAACGCAGATTATGGTCGTTTTTTAATGGATAATCTTGCAGAAGCAATGGGTGAAGAAGGTGAGTATATGACAACAGTTGGTAGCTTAACTTCTAAATCTCATATGCAATGGGAAGAAGCTGCGGTTACGTATCAAGAAGAAAAATACCCGAACATGAAAGCGGTTGCACGTCAAATTGAAACAAATGATGATCTCGCTACAGCAAGTGAAAAGTTCCGTGAAACGGTGAAAGCATTCCCGAATATTAAAGGGTTCCAAGGCGCAGCTGGTAACGACGTTGCTGGTGCAGCTTTAGCTAGTGAAGAGATGGGCTTAGTAGGCAAAGTATCCATTGTTGGTACTTCCGTTCCTTCAGCAAGCGCTCAATATATTGAAAGCGGTGCCATTTCTACAATTGCATTCTGGGACCCAGCAGATGCAGGGTACGTGATGAACAAATTAGCTGTCATGATTTTAGATGGTAAAAAAGACGAAATCGTAGAGGGTGCTGATTTAGGCGTTCCTGGCTATGAGTCAATTAAAGTAGTTGATGGTAAATATATCTATGGTAGTGCTCAAGTTGGTGTCGACAAAAACAACCTATCTGATTATGATTTCTAA
- a CDS encoding BtpA/SgcQ family protein, whose amino-acid sequence MTWLKDVIGTEKAIIAMCHLQALPGDPYYDKEKGMDYVVEMARKDLHALQDGGVDAVMFSNEFSLPYLTDVKTETVAAMARIIGELKSEIKIPYGVNVLWDAKKSIDLAAATDALFVREIFTGVYASDFGTWDTNVGETIRHQYRIGADNVKLLFNIVPEAARYLADRDIESIAKSTVFNNKPDALCVSGLTAGAETDSQLLQKVKEIVPDTVVLANTGVRLSNLEQQLSIADGAVTGTTFKYDGKFENGVDINRVKEFMDKVKAFRS is encoded by the coding sequence ATGACGTGGTTAAAAGATGTAATTGGAACTGAAAAAGCGATTATTGCGATGTGTCATCTACAAGCTCTACCTGGAGATCCGTACTATGATAAAGAAAAAGGCATGGACTATGTAGTCGAAATGGCGCGAAAAGATTTACACGCGTTACAAGATGGCGGTGTAGATGCAGTCATGTTTTCAAATGAATTTAGTTTACCCTATTTGACTGACGTAAAAACAGAAACAGTTGCTGCAATGGCTCGCATCATTGGAGAGTTAAAATCAGAAATTAAAATACCTTACGGAGTGAACGTCTTATGGGATGCAAAAAAATCGATCGACTTAGCCGCCGCTACAGATGCACTATTTGTACGAGAAATCTTCACAGGGGTTTATGCGAGTGATTTTGGCACTTGGGATACAAACGTAGGTGAAACAATTAGACATCAATATCGTATTGGTGCAGATAATGTAAAGCTATTATTTAACATCGTTCCTGAAGCAGCACGTTATTTAGCAGATCGTGATATTGAAAGTATTGCAAAATCAACCGTATTTAATAATAAACCAGATGCTTTATGCGTATCAGGTTTAACTGCTGGCGCAGAAACGGACTCTCAATTATTACAGAAGGTGAAGGAAATTGTTCCTGATACAGTTGTTTTAGCGAATACAGGTGTGCGCTTATCCAACTTAGAACAACAGTTATCAATAGCGGACGGTGCTGTTACAGGTACTACATTCAAATATGATGGTAAGTTTGAAAATGGTGTAGATATCAATCGAGTGAAGGAATTTATGGATAAGGTAAAAGCTTTCAGATCATAA